One genomic region from bacterium encodes:
- the lepB gene encoding signal peptidase I, with translation MRRLFDYRSVSREKRTHIMAAMLFGSMLSYFLLTRFVLSVGEVEGASMLPTLRDGERYLINRVIYQFKDPEPGDIVEISRKGSDEFAVKRIIAAPGDVVQFKEGRVYVNGKVHPEPYLPKGLMTDGKALGSEAFVVVDNAYFILGDNRSASVDSRVFGAVQRRQLVGRLWIW, from the coding sequence TCGCGGGAAAAACGAACCCACATCATGGCCGCCATGTTGTTTGGTTCCATGCTGAGTTATTTTCTGCTTACACGGTTTGTCCTATCGGTAGGGGAAGTTGAAGGGGCCAGTATGCTGCCGACACTCCGGGACGGGGAGCGTTATCTGATTAACCGGGTGATCTATCAATTTAAGGATCCGGAACCTGGAGACATTGTCGAGATCAGTCGGAAAGGTTCAGATGAATTTGCGGTCAAACGGATTATCGCCGCTCCGGGTGACGTCGTGCAATTTAAGGAGGGGCGTGTCTATGTGAATGGGAAGGTTCACCCGGAGCCGTATCTGCCAAAAGGGTTGATGACAGATGGCAAAGCGCTCGGAAGTGAAGCCTTTGTTGTGGTTGATAACGCGTATTTTATCCTGGGCGACAATCGCTCAGCCAGTGTTGACAGTCGGGTATTTGGTGCGGTGCAACGGCGGCAGCTGGTGGGCAGACTCTGGATCTGGTAG